A region of Geobacillus sp. 46C-IIa DNA encodes the following proteins:
- a CDS encoding Na(+)/H(+) antiporter subunit F1, with translation MTVMFYIALALLSLAIGCFVYRVVKGPTVADRVIALDAIGICLAGIVAVLSILLETSVFLEIILLIGILAFLGTAAFAKFLQKGVVIERDGNH, from the coding sequence ATGACCGTGATGTTCTATATTGCCCTCGCTCTTTTGTCGCTCGCCATTGGTTGTTTCGTTTATCGGGTCGTCAAAGGACCGACCGTCGCGGATCGGGTCATTGCGCTTGACGCGATCGGGATTTGTCTGGCAGGCATCGTGGCGGTGCTGTCGATCTTGTTGGAGACGAGCGTGTTTTTAGAAATTATTTTGCTGATTGGAATTTTGGCGTTTCTTGGCACGGCGGCGTTTGCGAAGTTTTTGCAAAAGGGGGTTGTGATTGAACGTGACGGAAATCATTGA